A section of the Streptomyces sp. NBC_01591 genome encodes:
- a CDS encoding nitroreductase family deazaflavin-dependent oxidoreductase, protein MVTPQHPDPAEPHRPPPPTGWRRTAARLPTHLFRMGLGPLFRGRLLLVHTGRVSGLARRTTIEVVESTVTDGRRCWTVASGFGPGADWYRNLVRTPQATVQAGRRFHVVTAEFVAAEEGGELMARYAARHPKLAHRLCAYMGYDLDGSADGYRRAGESIPFVQLIAGSPRAESPPASRPR, encoded by the coding sequence ATGGTGACGCCTCAGCACCCCGACCCTGCCGAACCGCATCGCCCACCCCCGCCGACCGGCTGGCGGCGCACGGCCGCACGGCTCCCGACGCATCTCTTCCGGATGGGGCTCGGGCCGCTGTTCCGGGGGCGGCTGCTGCTCGTCCACACCGGCCGGGTCTCCGGTCTCGCCCGGCGCACCACGATCGAGGTCGTCGAGTCGACGGTGACGGACGGGCGGCGCTGCTGGACCGTCGCGTCCGGGTTCGGGCCCGGTGCCGACTGGTACCGGAATCTCGTCCGTACCCCGCAGGCCACCGTGCAGGCCGGCCGCCGGTTCCACGTGGTGACCGCGGAGTTCGTGGCGGCCGAGGAGGGCGGGGAGCTGATGGCGCGGTACGCGGCCCGGCACCCCAAGCTCGCGCACCGGCTCTGCGCGTACATGGGGTACGACCTCGACGGGAGCGCGGACGGCTACCGGCGGGCCGGTGAGTCGATCCCCTTCGTACAGCTCATAGCGGGGTCGCCGCGCGCAGAATCCCCACCAGCGTCACGGCCGCGTTGA
- a CDS encoding M56 family metallopeptidase — translation MGVFVCLPLVLPLTALPIARLAEQHLHPRSATRLLAVVGALLALCSTLCLGLLMVVGTAQLPGNPLPDSWSDPEVRDAVPYEVKAGIVAIGALAAVLGACGWTVYRHVRVRVRAGRALAAAPSVVSGDVAVLPDPEPYAYALPGSPGRVVVSTAMTECLDVRERRALIAHERAHLAARHHRYLLAVQLAARANPFLLPLRTAVAFSTERWADEEAACAVGDRRVVAVAVGKAALYSHRAPDVSAGLAAFAAPAGPVPRRVAALLAPVPPVRLWPPSSAHVALAALVATVGTAASALSSLNAAVTLVGILRAATPL, via the coding sequence ATGGGTGTTTTCGTCTGTCTGCCGCTCGTGCTGCCGCTGACCGCGCTGCCGATCGCGCGCCTGGCCGAACAGCATCTGCACCCCCGCAGCGCGACCCGGCTGCTCGCCGTCGTCGGCGCGCTGCTCGCCCTGTGCAGCACGCTCTGCCTCGGCCTGCTGATGGTGGTGGGTACCGCCCAGCTCCCGGGCAATCCGCTGCCGGACAGCTGGTCGGACCCGGAGGTGCGGGACGCGGTGCCGTACGAGGTGAAGGCGGGCATCGTCGCGATCGGGGCGCTGGCGGCGGTGCTCGGGGCGTGCGGGTGGACGGTGTACCGCCACGTGCGGGTGCGCGTCCGCGCGGGCCGTGCGCTGGCCGCCGCGCCCTCCGTCGTCTCGGGCGATGTCGCGGTGCTCCCGGACCCGGAGCCGTACGCCTACGCGCTGCCCGGGAGTCCGGGCCGGGTCGTCGTCTCGACCGCGATGACCGAGTGCCTGGACGTCCGTGAGCGGCGGGCCCTGATCGCCCATGAGCGGGCCCATCTGGCCGCCCGGCACCACCGCTATCTGCTGGCCGTCCAACTCGCGGCGCGCGCCAACCCGTTCCTGCTGCCGCTGCGTACCGCGGTGGCGTTCAGCACCGAGCGGTGGGCGGACGAGGAGGCCGCGTGCGCGGTCGGCGACCGGAGGGTGGTGGCGGTCGCGGTCGGCAAGGCGGCGCTGTACTCGCACCGCGCTCCGGACGTCTCGGCCGGTCTCGCGGCCTTCGCGGCCCCGGCGGGCCCCGTGCCGCGCCGGGTCGCGGCGCTGCTCGCCCCGGTTCCGCCGGTCCGGCTGTGGCCGCCGTCGTCCGCCCATGTCGCCCTCGCGGCGCTGGTCGCGACGGTGGGCACGGCGGCCTCGGCGCTGTCGTCGCTCAACGCGGCCGTGACGCTGGTGGGGATTCTGCGCGCGGCGACCCCGCTATGA
- a CDS encoding BlaI/MecI/CopY family transcriptional regulator produces the protein MDSARPGHHPDNEPPRDGVPAPAEPLPGAVRPDAVHPVSRRLRRRGQGELEAQVLAVLHSANGPVTAGWVQEHLEGDLAYTTVITILSRLYAKKAVTRSREGRSYTWTSASDEAGLAALRMRRVLDGERDRDAVLARFISALSPGDEERLRALLARAAAPDDPDNPRDTEGL, from the coding sequence ATGGACTCGGCCAGGCCCGGCCACCACCCGGACAACGAACCACCACGCGACGGAGTGCCCGCCCCCGCGGAACCGCTCCCCGGCGCGGTGCGCCCCGATGCCGTACACCCCGTGAGCCGGCGGCTGCGCAGGCGCGGGCAGGGCGAACTGGAGGCCCAGGTCCTCGCCGTACTGCACTCGGCGAACGGCCCCGTGACGGCCGGCTGGGTCCAGGAACACCTCGAAGGCGACCTCGCGTACACCACCGTCATCACGATCCTCTCCCGCCTCTACGCGAAGAAGGCCGTGACCCGGTCCCGCGAGGGCCGCTCCTACACCTGGACGTCCGCCTCCGACGAGGCCGGTCTCGCCGCCCTGCGGATGCGCCGCGTGCTGGACGGCGAACGGGACCGGGACGCCGTGCTCGCCCGCTTCATCTCGGCCCTCTCCCCCGGTGACGAGGAACGCCTGCGCGCACTTCTGGCACGGGCGGCCGCCCCGGACGATCCGGACAACCCCCGTGACACGGAAGGCCTGTAG
- a CDS encoding tellurite resistance TerB family protein codes for MALWDRIKESASSMQSQLEAKKNDLKSGAFRDASMAMCALVAAADGSIDPSERQRVASLIASNAVLQNFPADDLQRRFNDYVNKLTADFAFGKVSVLQEIGKAKKKPAEARAVIQIGIVIGGADGDFDKSEQAVVREACFALDLPPHEFDL; via the coding sequence ATGGCACTGTGGGATCGGATCAAGGAATCCGCCTCGTCGATGCAGTCGCAGCTGGAAGCCAAGAAGAACGACCTGAAGAGCGGGGCGTTCCGCGACGCGAGCATGGCCATGTGCGCCCTTGTCGCCGCTGCCGACGGTTCCATCGATCCGTCCGAGCGCCAGCGCGTCGCCTCGCTGATCGCCTCCAACGCCGTTCTGCAGAACTTCCCGGCGGACGATCTGCAGCGCCGCTTCAACGACTACGTGAACAAGCTCACCGCCGACTTCGCCTTCGGCAAGGTCAGCGTGCTCCAGGAGATCGGCAAGGCCAAGAAGAAGCCGGCCGAGGCGCGTGCCGTCATCCAGATCGGCATCGTCATCGGCGGCGCCGACGGCGACTTCGACAAGTCGGAGCAGGCTGTCGTCCGGGAGGCGTGCTTCGCACTCGACCTCCCGCCGCACGAGTTCGACCTGTAG
- a CDS encoding PucR family transcriptional regulator — MPEPEIPDEVLGGYAHILADVAATGRRLTRDELEDRRLLGREAAEAGFQLRALVGRHLAATRAAWPLNSSVDGAATDSVLAAVEQAVDAFAEGFERAQRMTVRREEAARREFIDDLLYGRSDLGRLAERATRFGLRLSRAHAVAVATGPEAYTETDSVPRTVEAALLARFSGRKILITTKDGRLVCISPGSQPDVLRYFAKQSHAATEGGRVAVGRPHHGPGGVVHSYDEALDALDLAERMDLDDPVLYAADLLVYPVLTRDRQAMADLVRSQLGPLKQARGGAEPLLKTLTVYFDAGCVAAETARRLSLSVRALTYRLERINQLTGSDPSDPMHRYTLQTAVIGARLLDWPAKEL; from the coding sequence GTGCCGGAACCGGAGATCCCCGATGAGGTTCTGGGGGGCTATGCCCACATCCTTGCCGATGTGGCCGCCACCGGCCGTCGCCTCACCCGGGACGAGCTGGAGGATCGCCGCCTGCTGGGCCGGGAGGCCGCCGAGGCCGGATTCCAGCTGCGCGCCCTGGTCGGCCGCCATCTCGCGGCGACCCGCGCCGCCTGGCCGCTCAACTCCTCCGTCGACGGTGCGGCCACGGATTCGGTGCTGGCCGCGGTCGAGCAGGCCGTCGACGCCTTCGCGGAGGGCTTCGAGCGGGCCCAGCGGATGACGGTGCGACGCGAGGAGGCGGCGCGCCGCGAGTTCATCGACGACCTGCTGTACGGGCGCAGCGATCTGGGCCGGCTCGCCGAGCGGGCCACCCGGTTCGGGCTGCGGCTCTCGCGCGCCCACGCGGTCGCGGTGGCGACGGGCCCGGAGGCGTACACGGAGACCGACTCCGTGCCGCGCACGGTCGAGGCGGCGCTGCTCGCCCGCTTCAGCGGCCGGAAGATCCTGATCACGACGAAGGACGGGCGGCTGGTCTGTATCTCCCCCGGCAGCCAGCCCGACGTCCTGCGGTACTTCGCCAAGCAGTCGCACGCGGCGACGGAAGGCGGCCGGGTCGCGGTCGGCCGCCCGCACCACGGGCCCGGCGGCGTGGTCCACTCCTACGACGAGGCGCTGGACGCGCTGGATCTCGCGGAGCGGATGGATCTGGACGATCCGGTGCTGTACGCCGCCGATCTGCTGGTCTACCCGGTGCTGACCCGCGACCGGCAGGCGATGGCCGATCTGGTGCGCAGCCAGCTGGGCCCGCTCAAGCAGGCCCGCGGCGGTGCCGAACCCCTCCTGAAGACGCTCACCGTCTACTTCGACGCGGGCTGTGTGGCCGCCGAGACGGCCCGCCGGCTGTCGCTGAGCGTGCGGGCGCTGACCTACCGGCTGGAGCGGATCAATCAGCTGACCGGCTCCGATCCGTCCGACCCGATGCACCGCTACACCCTGCAGACGGCGGTCATCGGCGCCCGGCTGCTGGACTGGCCGGCCAAGGAGCTGTGA
- a CDS encoding NAD-binding protein, with protein sequence MLGHVPPLPQQPQRSPFSGHMVVCGDDALARRLAVELRYVYGERVTLVLPPGRDARRPELPLTGRGLASALFGRMSSAMTRNGGNGGGGADALGDDTNAGVEAVRILEAPEPSDEAFEEAGVESAAALALVYDDDERNIRAALTARRINPRLRLVIRLYNRKLGQHLETLLDQAAAVAAPGLDRAALDASTTVLSDADTAAPALAATVLKGSSKVIQAEGLLLRAAERTPPGGGQIADPGLCTLALLSSTTHDPAGTEGSDSSGDEGPRLLPDERQVAAATGRGTIVLEAVSQAGPPGPPPRMGGRGAPLGQVFSRRLRWSALGVGLAVLGLAIASTLTTGDDPLHATYLTLLDLFAMGDPATGDKTARQIIQLLSGVAGLMLLPLLVAGVLEAFGSLRTASSLRRPPRGLSGHVVLLGLGKIGTRVLVRLRELGIPVVCVEDDPDARGIPVARRLHVPVVLGDVTQEGVLEAAKIQRSRALLALTSADTTNLEAALYARSVKPDLRVALRLYDDEFATAVYRTLRTAHPQAVTRSRSVSHLAAPAFAVAMMGRQILGAIPVERKVMLFAAVDVARHPQLEGRTVEQAFRAGAWRVLALDATPPEDRRPDLTTPTPPAPDRPSGLVWDLHPGYVLRPEDRVVLAATRRGLAELLRRRRPVAPRP encoded by the coding sequence ATGCTGGGTCACGTGCCCCCACTTCCCCAGCAGCCCCAACGTTCCCCGTTCAGCGGACACATGGTCGTCTGCGGCGACGACGCGCTGGCGCGGCGGCTCGCCGTCGAACTGCGCTATGTGTACGGGGAGCGGGTAACCCTCGTACTCCCACCCGGACGTGACGCACGCCGACCCGAACTACCGCTGACGGGGCGCGGGTTGGCGTCGGCGCTGTTCGGCCGCATGTCGTCGGCGATGACCCGCAACGGCGGCAACGGCGGAGGCGGAGCCGACGCGCTGGGCGACGACACCAACGCCGGGGTCGAGGCGGTCCGCATCCTGGAGGCGCCGGAGCCGTCCGACGAGGCGTTCGAGGAGGCGGGCGTCGAATCGGCCGCCGCGCTGGCGCTGGTCTACGACGACGACGAGCGCAACATCCGCGCCGCACTGACCGCCCGCCGCATCAACCCCCGGCTCCGGCTGGTCATCCGGCTCTACAACCGCAAGCTGGGCCAGCACCTGGAGACCCTGCTCGACCAGGCCGCCGCCGTCGCCGCACCCGGCCTGGACCGGGCCGCGCTGGACGCCTCCACCACCGTCCTCTCCGACGCCGACACCGCCGCCCCCGCCCTCGCGGCAACCGTCCTCAAGGGCTCCAGCAAGGTCATCCAGGCGGAGGGCCTGCTGCTGCGCGCCGCCGAACGCACCCCGCCCGGGGGCGGCCAGATCGCCGACCCGGGCCTGTGCACCCTCGCGCTGCTCTCCTCCACCACCCATGACCCGGCGGGCACCGAGGGCTCCGACAGCAGCGGCGACGAGGGGCCCCGACTCCTCCCGGACGAACGGCAGGTGGCGGCGGCGACGGGGCGCGGCACGATCGTCCTGGAAGCGGTCAGCCAGGCCGGTCCGCCCGGTCCGCCGCCCCGGATGGGCGGCCGGGGCGCACCGCTCGGCCAGGTCTTCTCCCGGCGGCTGCGCTGGTCGGCGCTGGGCGTCGGCCTGGCCGTCCTGGGCCTCGCCATCGCCTCCACGCTCACCACGGGCGACGATCCGCTGCACGCCACCTACCTCACCCTGCTCGACCTGTTCGCGATGGGCGACCCGGCGACCGGCGACAAGACAGCCCGCCAGATCATCCAACTACTTTCCGGCGTAGCCGGGTTGATGCTGCTGCCCCTCCTCGTCGCGGGCGTCCTCGAAGCCTTCGGCTCGCTCCGCACCGCCTCCTCCCTGCGCCGCCCGCCGCGCGGACTGTCCGGCCATGTGGTGCTGCTCGGCCTCGGCAAGATCGGTACGCGGGTCCTCGTCCGACTGCGCGAACTCGGCATTCCCGTGGTCTGCGTGGAGGACGACCCGGACGCGCGCGGCATCCCCGTCGCCCGGCGGCTGCACGTGCCGGTGGTCCTCGGCGACGTCACGCAGGAGGGCGTGCTGGAGGCGGCGAAGATCCAGCGCTCCCGCGCCCTCCTCGCGCTGACCAGCGCCGACACCACCAACCTGGAGGCGGCCCTCTACGCCCGCTCGGTCAAGCCCGACCTGCGGGTGGCGCTGCGCCTGTACGACGACGAGTTCGCCACCGCCGTCTACCGCACCCTGCGCACCGCCCACCCCCAGGCCGTGACCCGCTCCCGCTCCGTCTCCCATCTGGCCGCCCCGGCCTTCGCGGTCGCCATGATGGGCCGGCAGATCCTGGGCGCGATCCCGGTCGAGCGGAAGGTGATGCTCTTCGCGGCGGTCGATGTGGCGCGCCATCCTCAGCTGGAGGGCCGCACGGTGGAGCAGGCGTTCCGGGCGGGCGCCTGGCGAGTCCTCGCCCTGGACGCCACCCCGCCCGAGGACCGCCGTCCGGACCTGACGACGCCCACCCCGCCCGCCCCGGACCGCCCGTCCGGCCTGGTCTGGGACCTGCACCCCGGGTACGTACTGCGCCCCGAGGACCGCGTGGTGCTCGCCGCGACCCGCCGGGGCCTGGCCGAACTGCTCCGCAGGCGCCGGCCGGTGGCCCCGAGGCCGTAG
- a CDS encoding 3'-5' exonuclease, with amino-acid sequence MDTAPELLNVIDIEATCWDGQPPPGAVSEIIEIGLTVVDLRAADGVSPARTELRAWGRLARHRILVRPARSTVSAFCTELTGLTQAEVDTGVSFAEACQLLASEHRAGIRPWASWGDYDRNQFTRQCRATGTRYPFGHRHTNAKLPFTAAHGLRKRPGMAQALEIAGLPLEGRHHSGADDAWNIAALILEVAARGAWPEPATPTGQMHY; translated from the coding sequence ATGGACACGGCCCCCGAACTCCTGAACGTGATCGACATCGAGGCGACGTGTTGGGACGGGCAGCCGCCCCCGGGCGCGGTGAGCGAGATCATCGAGATCGGGCTGACCGTCGTCGACCTGCGCGCGGCCGATGGGGTCTCCCCTGCTCGAACGGAGTTGAGAGCTTGGGGAAGGCTCGCCCGCCACCGGATCCTGGTCCGGCCCGCCCGGTCCACGGTCAGCGCCTTCTGCACCGAGCTGACCGGCCTCACCCAGGCCGAGGTGGACACGGGCGTGTCCTTCGCCGAGGCCTGCCAGCTGCTGGCGTCGGAGCACCGGGCGGGCATACGCCCCTGGGCCAGCTGGGGCGACTACGACCGCAACCAGTTCACCCGCCAGTGCCGGGCTACCGGAACCCGGTACCCGTTCGGCCACCGCCACACCAACGCCAAGCTCCCCTTCACCGCCGCCCACGGCCTGCGCAAGCGCCCCGGCATGGCCCAGGCCCTGGAGATCGCCGGCCTCCCCCTGGAGGGCCGCCACCACAGCGGCGCCGACGACGCCTGGAACATCGCGGCCCTGATCCTGGAGGTGGCGGCCCGGGGCGCCTGGCCGGAGCCCGCCACCCCTACGGGCCAGATGCATTACTGA
- the trpS gene encoding tryptophan--tRNA ligase has product MSTVTTAPSEQRTAELEARIRQAPDRFRVMTGDRPTGPLHLGHYFGTLHNRVRLQELGVDVFVIIADYQVLTDRDVADRLGEYMEAMLLDYLAIGIDPARSTVFNHSAVPALNQLMLPFLSLVSVAELSRNPTVKDEIAHSRQSAVSGLMFTYPVHQAADILFCKGNLVPVGQDQLPHLEVTRTVARRFNERYGVVFPEPDALLSDAPLLLGTEGTKMSKSRGNSIALGADADETARLIKGAKTDAERYITYDPENRPGVASLVLLAALCLDRDPHAVAEEIGGGGAAALKRTVTDAVNSRMAPIRARRAEYAQDMGYVRSVLRAGNERANEIAAATLDEVRGVMGGGLQ; this is encoded by the coding sequence ATGAGCACCGTCACCACCGCACCGTCCGAGCAGCGCACCGCCGAGCTGGAAGCGCGGATCCGGCAGGCGCCCGACCGTTTCCGGGTGATGACCGGGGACCGGCCCACCGGGCCGTTGCACCTCGGGCACTACTTCGGCACCCTCCACAACCGCGTCCGGCTCCAGGAGCTCGGGGTGGACGTCTTCGTGATCATTGCCGACTACCAGGTCCTCACCGACCGGGACGTCGCCGACCGGCTCGGCGAGTACATGGAGGCGATGCTGCTGGACTATCTGGCCATCGGGATCGACCCGGCACGCTCGACGGTCTTCAACCACAGCGCCGTGCCCGCGCTCAATCAGCTGATGCTGCCGTTCCTGAGCCTGGTCTCCGTCGCCGAACTGAGCCGCAACCCCACCGTCAAGGACGAGATCGCGCACTCCCGGCAGTCGGCCGTCAGCGGGCTGATGTTCACGTACCCCGTGCACCAGGCCGCCGACATCCTGTTCTGCAAGGGGAACCTGGTGCCGGTCGGGCAGGACCAGCTGCCGCACCTCGAAGTCACGCGAACCGTTGCCCGGCGCTTCAACGAGCGGTACGGGGTGGTCTTCCCGGAGCCGGACGCGCTGCTCTCCGACGCGCCGCTCCTCCTCGGCACCGAGGGAACCAAGATGAGCAAGAGCCGGGGCAACTCCATCGCGCTGGGCGCCGACGCGGATGAGACCGCCCGGCTGATCAAGGGTGCGAAGACGGATGCCGAGCGGTACATCACGTACGACCCCGAGAACCGGCCCGGGGTGGCCTCGCTCGTGTTGCTGGCGGCGCTCTGTCTGGACCGGGACCCGCACGCCGTGGCCGAGGAGATCGGTGGGGGCGGTGCGGCCGCGCTGAAGCGGACCGTGACCGATGCCGTCAACAGCCGGATGGCGCCCATCCGGGCCCGGCGGGCGGAGTACGCGCAGGACATGGGGTACGTACGGTCGGTGCTCCGGGCCGGGAACGAGCGCGCCAACGAGATCGCGGCGGCGACCCTGGACGAGGTGCGGGGGGTGATGGGGGGCGGGCTTCAGTAA
- a CDS encoding maleylpyruvate isomerase N-terminal domain-containing protein, whose amino-acid sequence MAKTLEFPVLLRLVDERSVAFRAAVASATGLDAQVPTCPEWKLLDLARHLGGAHRGPGKVVWAEFGSVKLAP is encoded by the coding sequence GTGGCAAAGACTCTGGAGTTCCCTGTTCTGCTGCGGCTGGTAGACGAACGGTCGGTCGCGTTCCGTGCCGCGGTCGCCTCCGCGACCGGCCTCGACGCGCAGGTGCCGACCTGCCCCGAGTGGAAGCTGCTGGATCTGGCGCGGCACCTGGGCGGGGCGCACCGCGGGCCGGGAAAGGTCGTGTGGGCGGAGTTCGGTTCCGTTAAGCTCGCTCCATGA
- a CDS encoding DNA alkylation repair protein — MDGRAEVAGTTPTGTPVGEVMAELAGLQDPRTLAVNKKHGDDHGVNLGKLRALAKRLKTQQELACGLWETDDTAARLLAVLICRPKAFTRDGLDVMVREARTPKVHDWLVNYVVKKNPHSEELRLAWSADPDPVVASAGWALTTERVAKKPEGLDLAGLLDVIEAEMKDAPDRLQWAMNHCLAQIGIEHAEHRTRAIGIGVRLSVLKDYPTSPGCTSPYAPVWINEMVRRKHDK; from the coding sequence ATGGACGGGAGGGCCGAGGTGGCCGGAACGACTCCGACCGGGACGCCGGTGGGCGAGGTCATGGCCGAGCTGGCCGGGCTTCAGGACCCCAGGACACTCGCGGTGAACAAGAAGCACGGCGACGATCACGGGGTGAACCTCGGCAAGCTGCGCGCGCTCGCGAAGCGGCTGAAGACACAGCAGGAACTCGCGTGCGGGCTCTGGGAGACGGATGACACCGCGGCGAGGCTGCTGGCAGTCCTGATCTGCCGCCCGAAGGCGTTCACGCGTGACGGGTTGGACGTCATGGTGCGCGAGGCGCGCACCCCCAAGGTGCACGACTGGCTCGTGAACTACGTGGTGAAGAAGAACCCGCACTCCGAAGAGCTGCGCCTGGCCTGGTCCGCCGATCCGGATCCTGTGGTCGCAAGTGCCGGCTGGGCGCTGACCACTGAACGCGTGGCGAAGAAGCCCGAGGGCCTCGACCTCGCAGGACTGCTCGATGTCATCGAGGCGGAGATGAAAGACGCCCCGGATCGCCTGCAGTGGGCGATGAACCACTGCCTGGCTCAGATCGGGATCGAGCACGCCGAGCACCGCACCCGTGCGATCGGCATCGGTGTGCGTCTGAGTGTGCTCAAGGACTACCCGACTTCACCGGGCTGCACATCTCCGTACGCACCGGTCTGGATCAATGAGATGGTGCGCCGGAAGCACGACAAGTAG
- a CDS encoding SMI1/KNR4 family protein → MAVGGNPHTAALAQVVPTRHGVDERIDWSTVEEIWGTRFPADYVAFMETYGAGQLSGEVGILLPVPRTDTYSDGSGLRDETENARGTWEMLGGRAALDVDPGSILAWGVTTGADIYCWLTTGDDPDRWPVLVCGRHTSPAFQVHSFGMAEFLHRLLTDEEFQEDTISVVLPGEPSFINWREQKRRWDAGLNPSTGEPWD, encoded by the coding sequence ATGGCAGTGGGCGGAAACCCCCATACCGCGGCGCTCGCGCAGGTCGTACCGACGCGGCACGGCGTGGACGAGCGGATCGACTGGAGTACGGTCGAGGAGATCTGGGGGACCCGGTTCCCGGCCGACTACGTCGCCTTCATGGAGACGTACGGGGCGGGACAGCTCAGCGGGGAAGTCGGAATTCTGCTGCCGGTTCCGCGGACCGATACCTACTCGGACGGGTCCGGGCTGCGGGACGAGACCGAGAACGCCCGCGGCACCTGGGAGATGCTCGGCGGCAGAGCCGCCCTCGACGTGGACCCCGGCTCCATCCTGGCCTGGGGTGTCACCACCGGTGCGGACATCTACTGCTGGCTGACCACGGGCGACGACCCCGACCGCTGGCCCGTGCTGGTGTGCGGACGGCACACCAGCCCCGCCTTCCAGGTCCACTCCTTCGGAATGGCGGAGTTCCTCCACAGACTGCTCACCGACGAAGAGTTCCAGGAGGACACGATCAGCGTCGTCCTCCCGGGAGAGCCTTCCTTCATCAACTGGCGTGAGCAGAAACGACGGTGGGACGCTGGCCTGAACCCGTCCACGGGCGAGCCCTGGGACTAG
- a CDS encoding DUF6126 family protein, producing MSGSGGESERWKERGVALRVFVYVFATHLFAGFIWILFYVGEHAKK from the coding sequence GTGAGCGGGAGTGGCGGCGAGAGCGAGCGTTGGAAGGAGCGCGGCGTAGCTCTGCGCGTCTTCGTCTACGTCTTCGCCACGCATCTCTTCGCGGGTTTCATCTGGATCCTGTTCTACGTGGGCGAGCACGCCAAGAAGTGA
- a CDS encoding LLM class flavin-dependent oxidoreductase yields the protein MQFGIFTVGDVTTDPTTGRTPSEHERIKATLAIAQKAEEVGLDVFATGEHHNPPFVPSSPTTTLGYIAARTENLILSTSTTLITTNDPVKIAEDYATLQHLADGRIDLMMGRGNTGPVYPWFGKDIRQGIPLAIENYALLHKLWREDVVDWEGKFRTPLQSFTATPRPLDGVPPFVWHGSIRSPEIAEQAAYYGDGFFHNNIFWPIEHTQKMVNLYRQRYAHYGHGTAEQAIVGLGGQVFMRKNSQDAVREFRPYFDNAPVYGHGPSMEDFTRQTPLTVGSPQEVIERTLSFRDAVGDYQRQLFLMDHAGLPLKTVLEQLDILGEEVVPVLRKEFAALRPAGVPDSAPVHPAVAARTATKEA from the coding sequence ATGCAGTTCGGGATCTTCACCGTCGGGGACGTCACCACCGACCCGACGACCGGCAGGACGCCGAGCGAGCACGAGCGGATCAAGGCCACCCTCGCCATCGCGCAGAAGGCGGAGGAGGTCGGGCTCGACGTCTTCGCGACCGGCGAGCACCACAACCCGCCGTTCGTCCCGTCCTCGCCGACGACCACGCTCGGCTACATCGCCGCCCGCACCGAGAACCTGATCCTGTCCACGTCCACGACGCTGATCACCACCAACGACCCGGTGAAGATCGCCGAGGACTACGCGACGCTCCAGCACCTCGCGGACGGCCGCATCGACCTGATGATGGGCCGCGGGAACACCGGGCCGGTCTACCCCTGGTTCGGCAAGGACATCCGTCAGGGCATCCCGCTCGCCATCGAGAACTACGCCCTGCTGCACAAGCTGTGGCGCGAGGACGTCGTCGACTGGGAGGGCAAGTTCCGTACGCCGCTGCAGTCCTTCACCGCGACCCCGCGCCCGCTGGACGGCGTCCCGCCGTTCGTCTGGCACGGCTCGATCCGCTCGCCGGAGATCGCCGAGCAGGCCGCGTACTACGGCGACGGCTTCTTCCACAACAACATCTTCTGGCCCATCGAGCACACACAGAAGATGGTGAACCTGTACCGCCAGCGGTACGCGCACTACGGGCACGGCACCGCCGAGCAGGCCATCGTCGGCCTCGGCGGCCAGGTGTTCATGCGGAAGAACTCGCAGGACGCGGTACGGGAGTTCCGCCCGTACTTCGACAACGCGCCGGTCTACGGACACGGGCCCTCGATGGAGGACTTCACCCGGCAGACCCCGCTGACCGTCGGCTCCCCGCAGGAGGTCATCGAGCGGACCCTGTCCTTCCGGGACGCCGTCGGTGACTACCAGCGCCAGCTGTTCCTGATGGACCACGCGGGACTGCCGCTGAAGACGGTCCTGGAGCAGCTCGACATCCTCGGCGAGGAGGTCGTCCCGGTGCTGCGCAAGGAGTTCGCCGCCCTGCGCCCGGCCGGGGTCCCGGACTCCGCGCCCGTCCACCCGGCCGTCGCCGCCCGCACCGCCACGAAGGAGGCCTGA